The following coding sequences lie in one Rutidosis leptorrhynchoides isolate AG116_Rl617_1_P2 chromosome 4, CSIRO_AGI_Rlap_v1, whole genome shotgun sequence genomic window:
- the LOC139840384 gene encoding transcription factor RF2b-like, with the protein MQDPNTKPPNTASSFPFRPSHHRRAHSEVNFRLPEDLDLASDFFDAPSGSFEDIGSEDDLFSTYMDIEKLGSNVNHAPETVRINNASNTGSENGASDDNYAGSACGEGSGDGEKTSMKPRHGYSNSVDGSSFFGKSIEAKKAMAPDKLAELWAVDPKRAKRIMANRQSAARSKERKARYITELERKVQTLQTEATTLSAQLALYQRDTTGLSSENTELKLRLQAMEQQAQLRDALNEALKQEVERLRVATGEIANCSDGYNLGMNHLQYNQANFFRNKKQTEPPQYQIGHHSNMLKNHHYLLAAANTQQDPLGHFQGLDISNRGGGHHPIKSEGVSISASESSGTF; encoded by the exons ATGCAAGATCCAAACACCAAACCGCCAAACACGGCGTCCTCATTTCCGTTCAGGCCGTCACACCACCGTCGTGCACACTCGGAAGTCAACTTCCGGTTACCAGAAGACCTAGATCTGGCATCAGATTTCTTCGATGCACCTTCTGGAAGCTTCGAAGATATTGGATCTGAAGACGATTTGTTTTCTACTTACATGGACATTGAAAAACTCGGATCTAATGTGAATCACGCTCCGGAAACTGTACGGATCAACAATGCTTCTAATACCGGCAGTGAAAATGGAGCTTCCGATGATAATTACGCCGGTAGTGCTTGTGGCGAGGGTAGCGGTGATGGTGAAAAGACTAGTATGAAACCTAGACACGGATATAGTAATTCGGTAGATGGATCGAGTTTTTTTGGGAAAAGTATTGAAGCTAAGAAAGCAATGGCGCCTGATAAACTTGCTGAACTTTGGGCTGTTGATCCCAAACGAGCTAAGAG GATTATGGCAAATCGACAATCTGCTGCTCGTTCAAAGGAAAGGAAAGCCCGCTATATTACCGAGCTCGAGAGAAAAGTTCAGACCCTACAAACTGAAGCAACAACCCTTTCTGCACAATTGGCTCTCTATCAG AGGGATACTACTGGTCTTTCTTCTGAAAACACAGAACTTAAGCTCCGATTACAAGCTATGGAACAACAAGCGCAGTTACGTGATG CTTTGAATGAGGCGCTTAAGCAGGAAGTGGAAAGACTGAGAGTAGCAACGGGGGAAATAGCCAACTGTTCAGATGGTTACAATTTGGGCATGAACCATCTTCAATATAATCAAGCCAACTTCTTCAGAAACAAGAAACAAACAGAGCCGCCACAATACCAAATCGGCCACCACTCCAACATGTTAAAAAACCATCACTATCTTCTTGCAGCCGCCAACACCCAACAAGATCCTCTTGGCCATTTCCAGGGGCTTGATATCAGTAACAGAGGTGGTGGTCATCATCCTATAAAGTCAGAAGGTGTTTCTATATCTGCAAGTGAAAGCAGTGGTACATTTTAA